CGAACGTGCGCGGACGTACCGATGAGACGGCGAGGGGGCTCATACCAACTCCCGTGGTGGGGCGCCGAGATGCGGACAGCGCCTGTCTACCGGCGGGGCATGGGGACCCCTCCCGCTGAGATATGCCCGTACCTCCTCCGGCCCCCAACCCCCGCGGGCCCGACAGGAGTTACCTCCCATCGGGCCCGCGAGTCACAACCACCGGGGTCAACAACCCCCCGGATCAGCTCAGTTCCACGTAATGAGCCGCTTCGGCTGCTCCAGGATCGACGCGATGTCGGCCAGGAACTTGGAGCCGAGTTCGCCGTCGATCAGGCGGTGGTCGAAGGACAGCGCCAGGGTGGTGACCTGGCGGGGCTTGACCTTGCCCTTGTGGACCCAGGGCTGGAGCTTGATCGCGCCGAGGGCGAGGATGGCGGATTCGCCCGGGTTCAGGATGGGCGTACCGGTGTCGACGCCGAAGACGCCGACGTTGGTGATGGTGATCGTGCCGCCCTGCATGTCGCCCGGGGAGGTCTTGCCCTCGCGGGCGGTGGAGACCAACTCGGCCAGGGAGGCAGAGAGTTCGGGCAGGGTCTTGTCGTGCGCGTCCTTGATGTTCGGCACGATCAGACCGCGCGGGGTGGCCGCGGCGATGCCCAGGTTCACGTAGTGCTTGAGGACGATCTCCTGGTTGGCCTCGTCCCAGGCGGCGTTGACGTCCGGGTTGCGGCGGATCGCCACCAGCACGGCCTTGGCGATGAGCAGCAGCGGGTTGACCCGCATGCCCGCCGGGAGGCCGTACTCGTCGGGGTTGGCCTTGAGTTCCTCGACCAGGCGCATGGTGCGGGTCACGTCGACCGTCACGAACTCGGTGACGTGCGGCGCGGTGAAGGCCGAGCCGACCATGGCCTGCGCGGTCATCTTGCGTACGCCCTTGACCGGGATCCGGGTCTCGCGGGCACCGGGAGCCGGAGCCGCGACCGGGGCGGCCGGAGCCTGTGCGGGCGCGGGGACCGGAGCCGGGGCGGCGGGGGCCGCGGGAGCCTGCGGGGCCGCGGCCGGGGCCGCCGCCGCGTGGACGTCCTCGCGGGTGATGATCCCGTCCGGGCCGGTCGGGGTGACCGTAGCCAGGTCGACCCCGAGGTCCTTGGCGAGCTTGCGCACCGGCGGCTTGGCCAGCGGGCGGGCACCGGCGGGAGCCGCCGGGGCCGGGACCACGGGGGCCGGGGCGGCCGGAGCCGCGGGCGCGGCGCTGCCGTTGAGTTCCGCCTGTACCGCCGCCGCGGCCGGTTCCGGCCGGCTCGCCGGGGCCTTGCGCGGGCGGCGCTTGGTGGAGGACTCGGCGACGCCGTAGCCGACCAGGACCGGCTGGCGGCCCTTGGGGGCTTCCTCGCCGGACTCGGCGGCGGGCTGCGCGGCGGGGGCCTCGGGGGCCGGGGCCTCGCCGGAGCCGCCGACCTCGACCGCGATGATCACCTGGCCGACGTCGACCGTGGTGCCCTCGGCGTAGCGCAGTTCACGGACCACACCGGTGAACGGGATGGGCAGTTCGACCGCGGCCTTGGCGGTCTCCACCTCGCACACCGCCTGGCCGTCGGTGACCTCGTCACCGGGCTGGACGTACCACTTGAGGATTTCCGCCTCGGTGAGTCCCTCGCCGACGTCGGGCATCTTGAACTCGCGCAACTGGGACTGCGTCATGCTGGTCACGCCTCTCCTCAGTACGCCAGCGAGCGGTCGACGGCGTCGAGCACTCGGTCAAGGCCTGGCAGGTATTCCTCTTCGAGGCGGGCCGGCGGGTAGGGGGCGTGGTAGCCGCCGACCCTCAGCACCGGGGCCTCCAGGTGGTAGAAGCACCGCTCGGTGATCCGGGCGGCGATCTCCGCGCCGGAGCCGAGGAAGACCGGGGCCTCGTGGACCACGATCAGGCGGCCGGTCTTCTCCACCGACTTCTGCACGGTGTCGAAGTCGATCGGCGAGAGCGAACGCAGGTCCACGACCTCCAGGGAGCGGCCCTCCTCCTGGGCGGCCTGAGCGGCCTCCAGGCAGACCTTCACCATCGGGCCGTAGCCGACCAGCGTGGCGTGGGTGCCCTCGCGGACCACCTGGGCGCCGTGCAGCGGGGCGGGGATCGCCTCGGTGTCGACCTCGGTGCGGTCCCAGTAGCGCCGCTTGGGCTCGAAGAAGATCACCGGGTCGTCGGACTGGATGGCCTGCTGCATCATCCAGTACGCGTCCGAGGCGTTCGAGGGCGAGACCACCTTGAGGCCCGCGACGTGCGCGAACAGGGCCTCGGGCGACTCGGAGTGGTGCTCGACCGCGCCGATGCCGCCGCCGTAGGGGATACGGATGACGACGGGCAGCTTGACCTTGCCGAGCGCGCGGGCGTGCATCTTGGCGAGCTGCGTGACGATCTGGTCGTACGCGGGGAAGACGAAGCCGTCGAACTGGATCTCCACGACCGGGCGGTAGCCGCGCAGGGCCAGGCCGATCGCGGTGCCGACGATGCCGGACTCGGCGAGCGGGGTGTCGATGACCCGGTCCTCGCCGAAGTCCTTCTGCAGACCGTCGGTCACCCGGAAGACGCCGCCGAGCTTGCCGACGTCCTCGCCCATGACGAGGACCTTCGGGTCGGCCTCCATCGCGGCGCGCAGGGATTCGTTGATCGCTTTGGCGAGTGCCAACTTCTCGACTGCCATGGTCACTTGCCCTCACCCTCGGCCGGGGCGTCCGCGAACGACGCCTGGTAGGCGGCGAACTGGGCGCGCTCCTCGTCGACGAGCGCGTGCCCGTCGGCGTAAACGTTCTCGAAGATGGCGAGGTTGTCCGGGTCCGGCATGGCCCGTACCACCTCACGTACTCGCTTGCCCAACGCCTCGCTCTCCGCGTCGAGTTCCGTGAAGAAGGCCTCGTCGGCGAACTTCTCGGACTCCAGGTACGCGCGCAGCCGCAGGATCGGGTCCTTGGCCTCCCAGGCCTGCCGCTCCTCGTCGTGCCGGTAGCGGGTGGGGTCGTCGGAGGTGGTGTGCGCGCCCATGCGGTACGTGAACGCCTCGACCAGGGTGGGTCCTTCGCCGCGACGGGCACGCTCCAGCGCCCACCGGGTCACGGCGAGGCAGGCCAGTACGTCGTTGCCGTCCACGCGGACGCCGGGGAAGCCGAAGCCCTGGGCGCGCTGGTAGAGCGGCACCCGGGTCTGGCGCTCGGTCGGCTCCGAGATCGCCCACTGGTTGTTCTGGCAGAAGAAGACCACCGGGGCGTTGTAGACCGCG
This is a stretch of genomic DNA from Streptomyces sp. NA04227. It encodes these proteins:
- a CDS encoding alpha-ketoacid dehydrogenase subunit beta; the protein is MAVEKLALAKAINESLRAAMEADPKVLVMGEDVGKLGGVFRVTDGLQKDFGEDRVIDTPLAESGIVGTAIGLALRGYRPVVEIQFDGFVFPAYDQIVTQLAKMHARALGKVKLPVVIRIPYGGGIGAVEHHSESPEALFAHVAGLKVVSPSNASDAYWMMQQAIQSDDPVIFFEPKRRYWDRTEVDTEAIPAPLHGAQVVREGTHATLVGYGPMVKVCLEAAQAAQEEGRSLEVVDLRSLSPIDFDTVQKSVEKTGRLIVVHEAPVFLGSGAEIAARITERCFYHLEAPVLRVGGYHAPYPPARLEEEYLPGLDRVLDAVDRSLAY
- a CDS encoding dihydrolipoamide acetyltransferase family protein, which encodes MTSMTQSQLREFKMPDVGEGLTEAEILKWYVQPGDEVTDGQAVCEVETAKAAVELPIPFTGVVRELRYAEGTTVDVGQVIIAVEVGGSGEAPAPEAPAAQPAAESGEEAPKGRQPVLVGYGVAESSTKRRPRKAPASRPEPAAAAVQAELNGSAAPAAPAAPAPVVPAPAAPAGARPLAKPPVRKLAKDLGVDLATVTPTGPDGIITREDVHAAAAPAAAPQAPAAPAAPAPVPAPAQAPAAPVAAPAPGARETRIPVKGVRKMTAQAMVGSAFTAPHVTEFVTVDVTRTMRLVEELKANPDEYGLPAGMRVNPLLLIAKAVLVAIRRNPDVNAAWDEANQEIVLKHYVNLGIAAATPRGLIVPNIKDAHDKTLPELSASLAELVSTAREGKTSPGDMQGGTITITNVGVFGVDTGTPILNPGESAILALGAIKLQPWVHKGKVKPRQVTTLALSFDHRLIDGELGSKFLADIASILEQPKRLITWN